In the Arachis hypogaea cultivar Tifrunner chromosome 20, arahy.Tifrunner.gnm2.J5K5, whole genome shotgun sequence genome, TAAAGGAAAGTAGGAGACAAGGTCTCACAAAAGCATATTCATCATGTGTTATACACGTCGTGTAGGGTTACTTgggccatttttcttcttctaggTGGTTACAATTTACATACTTAACTTATAATCACAGCTATTTACtgtcacaaataaaaaataaaaactattggACATATTTCCTCCCTAACAAATTGTTTATCAATGACTACTCATATTAAATTATCTTCATGTGAAGATGATAATTAAGAACTATTCAATAAtttgaaatatttaattaaattattatctaattattttcaattattatCTCTATATGAAGACAATTTCACAAGAATAATTACCTTATTTGTCAATTACCTTATTTGTCACTTGAAATAAGTCTGCAATGTTTGTAATTCAACATATTTAAATGTAAATTGTGTCTAAATGTATTGATTTATGAACGGAGTCAATTTTCATAACAACATATATAGTGGTTCTTATGAAGTTTAGACCATAGTGACTACAATAGTGGGTGGTGGCTTATTTTGTTGTTAAATTCAGCGATTAATATCTTAAGTTTCAAATTTTACAAGTCAAACAAAACTCAACAGTTAGGTTGTTGTCTCAACATAAATGAGACCATGTACTTTCGTGTCTATGTTTTAATAGACATGTATACCAAAAACAAACTATGTTTTAATAGACATGTATACCAAAAACAAACGCTGCCTTATTGATCaatcaaacttaaaattgactATTACGTGACACCTCCCAGTTTACAAAATTGTTTTGATTAAAACAAAGTTGGCAGTCTTCAATTCACTCATCCAGTTACAAGGCTTCCTAATTTGGCAACTTGGGTTAAAACAATGTGGTTTAGGTCCACCGTCACTAGAGGCAAGGGTAGCACCAAAGGAGGGACCAACTAGCAAGGTTAAGATGGTGAAGATGGTGAAGCTGGCAAAAGCGTGGTGGCCGGAGGTGGGGAGTCGTAATGGGTGGGGATGGGAGGAAAGGGGGTCTGCTAGTAAACAAAGTGTAACCTTGAAATTGATACATAGATATTATATGCCTTATGCCTGTGTCATATTGACCAAGTCCATCACAATCTTCTCGAGATTGTAATGCATCATGCAAAGGGACCAAAAGACACATAGTTTTCCAGAAATCTGCTTAAGAACTAATAAATCAAATCCATTTACCctcatattatttatatttatacgaATTATAAGTGCATATGCAGCTGACACAAGTTGATAAAAAATTTGTGTGGATGCAATGCAcggcacacacacacacaaccaaaagaagaagaagaagaagaagctttcAACTATGTGCTTGGCCTAAAAATCAATTCCCTGTCACATGAATGTCACAACTAAAACCAGAGAACGTCAAAAACAAACCTTCCAGTTTTTAATACAATGGACCTGGTGGAGTACTACCAAATCCAGGACACTGCAATGATTCATGTGAATTTGGGTTTAGGCACATGGCCATTTGGATACGCAGGACTAAGCTTTTGAATCCAATGCCGAAGACCTTTCTTATGATCATGGGAAAGAGGGTTTTGTACCAGAGTCAGGGTCCCGTCTTGGGCAAGCGAGGATTCGAATTGCTCTAATACCTTAACAATCTGCCAGAAATCCGGCCTCTTATCGGGTTGCGAGGACCAACATTGCTCAATTAAAGCTCGCATAGCAGGTTGGCAGTCAGAAGGAATAACTGGCCTTGAGttctgaaaagataaataaataataacacgTCACAGAATTACTAGAGACAAGAACTAATAAGCTGCCAAAAAGAAACAAAACTGTTTACCAGAAAACCACAATTACCCCCACATTGGTTGATCCTATGAATTAAATATGCTCCATTTGACTAACCTATCATCTTAAATGGGATATCATTCAAGAAGACATCAGAACTTGTAACCATTTAAGATATGTATATCAATGTTTTAGCTTTATAAATCAACCTGcataaattcaatttaattttctctTGTGACTGTTCGCCACACATGCCAAGATACATTAATGGTAGCTGCTTTtagatttttctaaaaatttgaaaactaatgtaTCTGAACACAGTATTAAAGAACACGATATCACATCATGAAAACCTTGCCCACATGATATTCTTATGAATCAAAGCCTGTACAATTTAATTACAGAGGACATACCTTATTTACTACAGCAAAAGCAGCCTGGATTGGAGTCATTTCCTCATATGGTATTGTTCCAGTCAACATTTCCCATAACATAAGCCCAAAACTGTAGACATCAACCTTTCTCCCATAGGATTTACGTTTGATCATCTCAGGCGCCATCCATCGGTAGGTGCCCGGGTCATCAGCCAATAAATCACAGACTACCTCCTCACAAGCAATTCCAAAATCCGCAATTTTGAGGTGGGAGTCTTCGTCAATGAGAACATTCTCTGGTTTAAGGTCTCGATGAATGACACCTTGAGAGTGTATATATTCCATCCCGCGAGCAATATCTAGAGCAAAAGTTATTAGCTTTTGTAGAGACATAGGTTTGTGCTGCAACTTATGCAAGTATGCCCTCAAAGAACCTTCTGATAGATACTCTGTGATGATACAGTAAACCGGTGGCTTTCTGCATGCTGCTACTAACTGGAATCAgattaaaatatttgagaaaacatatataaatattaacagCATCATTATTACACTACATTATGTCAAATCCAtgagaagaccatccatgaggtggtcaaacgagatctacatgtaaacggtctctctgtagacatgatacatgacagagttcaatggcgtcgtttgattcatgtagccgaccccacctagtgggacaaggcttcgTTGTTGTTTGTATGTCAACATGATATTAACTTGCAAATCAGACCAAAAAATTAGCTATACCAATCTTATTCAACTAAGGCATGAGAGACAGTGTTTGTAATAGGCATATACTCTTCACAACAGCATACATAGCCATATACCAAAAAAGGGAAAATATCATTTTACCTTTATAACATTCGGATGGTGAAGATGAGATAAAAGGGTGGCTTCTCTAGCGAACTGATTCTCTAACCGAGAAGCCAAGGTTCCATTTTCATCATCATCAGGTACTCTAATAATTTTAACTGCAACAGACTCTTCCTTATATACACCATGATAAAGCCGACTATGAGCGCCATGAGCAAACTTAAGGCCAAGAAACAACTTAGAGAGGTCAACATTCCATCGTTCATCTGTTTCGGTAACCTTTCCTCCTCCACTGTTGTCTAAACACTTGGTCCAGGCTAAATCCTTTTGGTGGTTTGAGTTATTATCTGGTTTCACTAGCCCATTTGGACTATTGGAACGCGATTTCAACCTCAAAACCTTACTTTCCCCAAGCTCCTTGCTCCGCAACTTATCCATGTTTCCCTCATTGCTGGGCTTCCCCCTAGGACCTGGTGTTGAGAACCTCTTTTGATCATGCCGTGCTTCCCTAAAGGTATCAGAAAGCGAAGTTTCGGGCAAGGGTGAAGAAGATCTCTGCGGGTAAGAAGGTCTTGATTTCAGACCTGAATTGTGCTCTGTCTCAATGCTGAGAGGAATAGAAGCAAGTGTCGAAGGATTCAAGCGGTGGCACACAGTATGAGAGAATTTTGTCCTCCTTAACCAAGAATTGTGATCTTCACCCATTTTATTCCCAAGTTTCCCCCCTTCAAAACCTAATTAAAGGTCTCGTAACAAAATTTCAAACTTCTCTAGGCCGCAGCttgaaaattgcattaaaaaactAGCTCAAAAACCTATATTTCTTTCTTCAGATCCTTCAACAACAACTAGTGCAAAAATCTAAGCAAAAACATCTGATTCTTATCTAGAAAATGACCAACTGATTCAAAAccccgaaaaaaaaaaacggaaggaTTGGTTCAAATTAAGAGCTGCAGAGTTACAAAGGTAATTAAGAGGAACACTAATGAGCAATGAATCAAACAGTT is a window encoding:
- the LOC112782339 gene encoding serine/threonine/tyrosine-protein kinase HT1 translates to MGEDHNSWLRRTKFSHTVCHRLNPSTLASIPLSIETEHNSGLKSRPSYPQRSSSPLPETSLSDTFREARHDQKRFSTPGPRGKPSNEGNMDKLRSKELGESKVLRLKSRSNSPNGLVKPDNNSNHQKDLAWTKCLDNSGGGKVTETDERWNVDLSKLFLGLKFAHGAHSRLYHGVYKEESVAVKIIRVPDDDENGTLASRLENQFAREATLLSHLHHPNVIKLVAACRKPPVYCIITEYLSEGSLRAYLHKLQHKPMSLQKLITFALDIARGMEYIHSQGVIHRDLKPENVLIDEDSHLKIADFGIACEEVVCDLLADDPGTYRWMAPEMIKRKSYGRKVDVYSFGLMLWEMLTGTIPYEEMTPIQAAFAVVNKNSRPVIPSDCQPAMRALIEQCWSSQPDKRPDFWQIVKVLEQFESSLAQDGTLTLVQNPLSHDHKKGLRHWIQKLSPAYPNGHVPKPKFT